One genomic region from Deltaproteobacteria bacterium encodes:
- a CDS encoding ArsR family transcriptional regulator, with protein sequence MITFEEAEIRAKIIKSMSHPVRLMIIEFLKGRERSFSEMFDLFKLDKSTVSKHLLVLK encoded by the coding sequence ATGATCACATTTGAAGAAGCGGAAATCAGGGCAAAGATCATCAAGTCCATGTCGCACCCCGTGCGGTTGATGATAATTGAGTTTCTGAAAGGCCGCGAACGTTCCTTTTCGGAAATGTTTGACCTTTTTAAGCTTGACAAATCAACTGTCTCAAAACATCTGCTGGTGCTGAAG